A genomic window from Cloacibacillus evryensis DSM 19522 includes:
- a CDS encoding TRAP transporter substrate-binding protein encodes MKKLTTLTAVLCIMLFATAALAAPKQEFAVANDSTDDTVTGLMTLKLKEVLEAKSKGAMKVNAFTNSQLGSDREITQSLQNGELAFVVQTTAPQTNFVPKAAVFDLPNLFPNKKVARKALDKFQKDIEPEYAKAGIIMLGLGDQGFRVLSSNKPITKIDDFKGLKLRTMENKYHVQYWQALGANPTPLPFSELYLALQQGTVTGQENPYEVIVATKLYEVQKYVVDTNHLFHYITIIMSKSIYDKLPAADQKLIRDAAREVIVWGREQADKRHADRVSILKKHNVKIIELNEKMLGEMQAKSKPVYDNITKAVGGDLVKKLQDAVKESAK; translated from the coding sequence ATGAAAAAGCTCACAACACTGACGGCGGTATTATGTATCATGCTCTTTGCCACCGCGGCTCTCGCCGCCCCGAAACAGGAGTTTGCGGTCGCCAACGACTCGACGGACGACACTGTTACGGGACTGATGACGCTGAAACTTAAAGAGGTCCTTGAGGCCAAGTCCAAGGGCGCGATGAAGGTCAACGCCTTTACCAACTCACAGCTCGGCTCAGACCGTGAGATCACACAGAGCCTCCAGAACGGCGAGCTCGCGTTCGTCGTACAGACGACCGCCCCTCAAACCAATTTCGTGCCGAAGGCCGCGGTCTTTGATCTTCCCAACCTTTTCCCGAACAAAAAGGTAGCGCGCAAGGCGCTGGATAAATTCCAGAAGGATATCGAACCCGAGTACGCCAAGGCCGGCATCATCATGCTCGGTTTGGGAGATCAGGGCTTCCGCGTCCTTTCGTCAAACAAGCCGATCACCAAGATAGACGACTTCAAAGGACTCAAGCTCCGCACGATGGAGAACAAATATCACGTACAGTACTGGCAGGCGCTTGGCGCGAACCCGACCCCTCTGCCCTTCAGCGAACTTTACCTCGCGCTCCAGCAGGGGACGGTCACGGGACAGGAGAACCCCTATGAAGTTATCGTGGCGACGAAGCTTTATGAAGTTCAGAAGTACGTCGTCGATACGAACCACCTCTTCCACTACATAACGATCATCATGAGCAAATCCATCTATGACAAACTCCCCGCCGCCGATCAGAAGCTTATCCGCGACGCGGCGCGCGAGGTCATCGTCTGGGGACGCGAGCAGGCTGACAAGCGCCACGCGGACCGTGTATCCATCCTCAAGAAGCACAACGTCAAGATCATCGAACTCAACGAAAAGATGCTCGGAGAAATGCAGGCGAAGTCAAAGCCCGTCTACGACAACATCACTAAGGCCGTCGGCGGAGACCTCGTCAAAAAGCTTCAGGACGCCGTCAAAGAATCGGCTAAGTAA
- a CDS encoding GntR family transcriptional regulator, with protein sequence MEIVRNESMRKQLYAYIKEKLNSGEIRRGEAINQKEILETLGISKTPFRDCMIQLEAEGIVSIIPCKGVVVRDRPFEELIELNEIAGSLESSALEAAFYNIRDNALEGMTSIVDEVLLRLGREDTSLCYEKNLDFHMLMIDECPNEALRAAVLRYRDLILDFPAKDINIHLKWEKIFWNEHRQMIDIVKNGDPKSLFDFSKYVHWGWEDKEEYFDELYLVAFGTMKKYLASRPAAH encoded by the coding sequence TTGGAAATCGTTCGCAATGAAAGTATGCGCAAACAGTTGTACGCTTACATAAAAGAGAAATTGAACTCCGGCGAGATCAGGCGGGGCGAGGCGATAAACCAGAAGGAGATACTGGAGACGCTGGGGATCAGCAAGACGCCGTTCCGCGACTGCATGATCCAGTTGGAGGCCGAGGGCATCGTCAGCATCATCCCCTGTAAGGGGGTCGTCGTGCGCGACCGGCCCTTCGAAGAGCTGATCGAATTGAACGAGATCGCCGGTTCGCTGGAATCGTCGGCGCTGGAGGCCGCCTTTTACAACATCAGGGACAACGCGCTGGAGGGTATGACCTCGATAGTGGACGAGGTATTGCTGCGACTCGGCAGGGAGGATACCTCCCTCTGTTATGAGAAAAACCTCGATTTTCACATGCTGATGATCGACGAATGCCCCAACGAGGCGCTCCGGGCCGCCGTCCTGAGATACAGGGACCTGATCCTTGACTTTCCGGCGAAGGATATCAACATCCACTTGAAGTGGGAAAAAATCTTTTGGAACGAGCACAGACAGATGATCGACATCGTCAAAAACGGCGATCCGAAATCGCTTTTTGATTTCTCCAAGTATGTGCACTGGGGATGGGAGGATAAAGAGGAATATTTTGACGAGCTGTACCTTGTCGCGTTTGGGACGATGAAGAAATATTTGGCTTCCCGGCCGGCGGCCCATTAG
- a CDS encoding HAL/PAL/TAL family ammonia-lyase has product MEVSLDISKITEAKRIRQVRLGAAPVTIEEFVAVARFGAAVSFSEEYMEQVTRSRQLAERFLAENRKVYGLTTGFGDNVRKIIPQEQAVELQVNILRSHSVSVGEPLKKECVRAIWLMQLLSLGKGYSGIRPQTLSLIAECLNNDVTPYVPQDGSVQYLAIEGQINLILMGEGRAWHGGRLMSGAEALAEIGQKPWTPAPKEGLCLTNGANAATGVSVLALYDDLIAAQTADVAAAMAYEAFRGTIMACDPRLHSLKKHPEQANCAANIRALLSDSAIMEKYMHAKVQDAYILRCIPQMHGASKRFIKDCAANILDEMASCSDNPVLFPENGDGTALMGANFDSTFASGSADILCMAAANLAKFSERRTDRLTNRYLNQTYPAFLAGRPGVDNCYMIVQYTAAALVGEIRSLCAPATADSVPTCANWEDPVSMGWWAARKSLMVAKKLHYVLGIELMAMTRAFDLLREEEGGFASATAAVHDKIREVVPPVDKDRYFGPDIESTAALVSDGTIIETAEKIAGTLEL; this is encoded by the coding sequence ATGGAGGTTTCTTTGGATATCTCTAAAATTACGGAGGCAAAGAGGATCCGGCAGGTCCGCTTGGGCGCGGCGCCTGTGACGATCGAGGAATTTGTCGCCGTCGCACGCTTCGGCGCGGCGGTAAGCTTTTCGGAAGAGTATATGGAGCAGGTGACGCGGTCGCGGCAGCTCGCGGAAAGATTCCTCGCGGAAAATCGCAAGGTCTACGGCCTTACGACCGGATTCGGCGACAACGTGCGCAAGATCATCCCCCAGGAACAGGCGGTGGAGCTGCAGGTCAATATTCTGCGTTCGCACTCTGTTTCCGTCGGGGAGCCGCTGAAAAAAGAATGCGTGAGGGCCATCTGGCTGATGCAGCTTCTGAGCCTGGGCAAGGGCTACTCCGGCATCAGGCCGCAGACGCTTTCGCTCATCGCCGAATGCCTGAACAACGACGTGACGCCATATGTGCCGCAGGACGGCTCCGTGCAGTATCTGGCGATCGAGGGACAGATAAACCTCATCCTCATGGGCGAGGGCAGAGCGTGGCATGGCGGACGCCTGATGAGCGGCGCCGAGGCGCTCGCTGAGATCGGGCAAAAGCCCTGGACGCCGGCCCCCAAGGAGGGGCTCTGCCTGACGAACGGCGCGAACGCCGCCACCGGCGTCAGCGTGCTGGCTTTATATGACGACCTGATCGCGGCGCAGACGGCGGACGTCGCGGCGGCGATGGCCTACGAGGCCTTCCGCGGCACGATCATGGCCTGCGACCCGCGCCTGCATTCGCTGAAAAAGCATCCCGAACAGGCGAACTGCGCGGCCAATATCCGCGCGCTGCTCTCAGACAGCGCGATCATGGAAAAGTATATGCACGCCAAGGTCCAGGACGCCTATATCCTGCGCTGCATCCCGCAGATGCACGGCGCCTCCAAGCGCTTCATAAAGGACTGCGCGGCCAATATCCTCGATGAGATGGCCTCTTGCAGCGACAACCCCGTGCTCTTTCCCGAGAACGGCGACGGCACCGCTCTGATGGGGGCGAATTTTGATTCCACCTTCGCGAGCGGCAGCGCGGACATCCTCTGCATGGCGGCGGCAAACCTCGCGAAGTTCTCCGAGCGCAGGACGGACCGCCTCACGAACAGGTATTTGAATCAGACATATCCCGCTTTCCTCGCCGGCAGGCCGGGCGTGGACAACTGCTACATGATAGTCCAGTATACGGCGGCGGCGCTGGTTGGCGAGATACGTTCGCTCTGCGCCCCCGCGACGGCGGACAGCGTCCCCACCTGCGCCAATTGGGAGGACCCAGTGAGCATGGGCTGGTGGGCGGCGAGAAAATCGCTGATGGTCGCGAAAAAGCTCCATTACGTGCTCGGTATAGAGCTGATGGCGATGACGCGCGCCTTCGACCTGCTCCGGGAGGAGGAGGGCGGCTTCGCGA